The segment ATCCGGTTAGAGGTCCGGCCTCAAGTATGTAGAGCATCCGGTTAGAGGTCCGGCctcagttacttatattttgcaATTGGCTACTTGTGTAATTCTGGTGAGTGTCCGGTTCAAGGCCCGACCTCCGTATCGTCAGATTTTACTTTTTGGTTCGGTGTTCTTCGGCCTCGAGTTTTATTCTCCTTAAGTTATAGTTATTTTGTGTACTCGTCGGGCTTATGGGGGTCCGTTCgggtttttatttaaacttgtgCACGAGTGTACCTTCTGGGCTTATGGTGGGTCCAGTTAGGTGTAGTTagcttatttatattaatttagttagatTTTTATACACTCGTGTGCATTATTGTGTTACTTAGCCTTCTGTTCTTGACCTCTAGTTTTGTGATTCCGTCTTTTCATAGTGCTTTACTTTTCTAGTTCAGTCGGCCTATGATGCCTACTGGGTACCTATTTTTTTTGGTACTCATGCTACGCTCTGCATCTATTTTCGTGATGCAGGTCTGAGCACCGGTAGTCAGCGTTGATCGAGTTTGGAGAATTTCTGGTCTGGAGACAGGGGTGAGCACACAACGTTTTGTATTATTTCAGTCTCAATCTGTTTATATAAAGATTTGTCTTTTACTTTTCGAGACAGTCTAGTTTCGGTGGTCCACTGTTGGGACTTGTACTCGTTTTGTTGGTAGCTCTGTATTAGTGACTTCCAGGTTCTGGGAGGGATcctttattgtatttatgttttggCTTACCTACTGATGGGTTATAGTAGGTGCCTTCATGGCTCGAgaaattgggtcgtgacaagttggtatcagagccctaggttcaaCGGTTTCACTTTTACAGAGCTAACGTCTAGTAGAGTCCTGCGGATCGGTGCGGAGACGTCCGTAACTTATCTTTAGGAGGCTACAGGAAGTATTTAGGAAAATATCCATTTTGTTTCAAATTCGTGCCGCGTGTGTCTTGTTTGTTTCTTAAAATCTCAGTTGTTCCACTCTATTACAGGATGGCTCGCACGCGAGGCGGTGCGTTCGGGGTAGATGCACCCGGAGCCTCAGCTTGGGGTAGACGTCGACCACGAGGTCGAAGTAGGGCTGCAGTACCTGCCCGGGATATGGAGGAGGAGCCTCATGCAGCGCATGTACCGCCACAGCCAGTGGGGCCGGGGCCTGCCCAGCCACCACCCGCACCAGTTGCAGCACCTAATCTTCATTCCCTCTTGACTCAGATATTAGCAACCATTGGGGATATGCGACAGGAACCAGCACCAGCAGTACCAGCACCAGCGCTGCAAGATCAGCCGCCACCAGTTCATGTGGCCGCGCCACTAGACTTAGAGGTTAGAGAGATGCCACTGGGGGATCAGAAGATGCTTGGGGTATTTCAGAGGTTGGCACCGCCTATATTCTCAGGGGCGATTGGAGAAGACGCTCACGAGTTTCAGCTCACTTGCCAGGAGCAGTTACAGTCATTAGGCCTTTTGGAGTCGAGAGGAGCTGACTTTACCGCTCATCAGTTCCGTGGGCCAGCCAGGTAGTGGTGCGCACGTATCGAGAGTCTAggccagttggatctcctcctATATCTTGGAGTGAGTTCTCAGAGGCTTTCTTGGCCCTATTCATGCCACGGAGCGTCAGAGACAGGCTTCGTGATCAGTTCTCTAGATTGGAGCAGGGATCTATGACCGTTTCAGAGTATGAGGCGAGGTTCCATGAGTTGTCTCGCCATGCTACTATGATCCTGCCCACAGAGGGAGAGAGAGTTCATTGTTTTGTACGTGGGTTGCGATACCGTTTGAGGGTTGACACAGAGCATATGGTTTCAGCTGGCCGTTCTtttcttgatatggttgatcATGCCCGATCCATGGAGCATATTCACCGTGAGGCCCAAGGGGGCAGCGATAAGAGGGCACGCTACCAGGGCAGCTATAGCGAGTCGCAGACTAGGGGGAGGGACTCATATGATAGGCCACGTCAGAGGTTCCAGCAGGGTCAGACCAGTCGGCCTGTTCAGGCGGCATTACCTGTTTCTGAGGGAGGTCAATATCAGCAGAGTGGTCCTAGTACAGGCCAGAATTCGAGGGGATCAGATTCTTTTCCTCCATGCCGCGGTCGGGTTACTACAGGGCGTTCAACTTCGGGGTGTTATGATTGTGGTGCTCTTGACCATTGGTCTAGAGAATGCCCCCGGCGAGGTCGGGGGGTGATTGTACCAGCTCCACCTACTTCTAAACCAGTTTCAGCCGTGTCTTCTTCGGCTAGAGGAGGTGGTCAGATTCAGGACTGTCGAGAGAGTCGACAGGTTACCAGGGGTGGAGCTCGGGGAGGCAGGTCAGGTGGTAGACCGGGTGCACTAGGTAGAGGTGCTCAGGGCCATTTCTACGCTGCCCCGACAAGGGCGGCGGCTGAGGCATCTGATGATGTCATCTCAGGTACGCTCTTCTTGTGCCATCAGCCTGCTAcagtattatttgatccagggTCCACATTCTcgtatgtatctatttattttgcTCCCTGATTGGGTATGAGGTCCGAGTCTTTGGAAGAGCCGGTTCATGTTTCGACCCCGATAGGTGAGTTCTTAGTAGTGGATCAAGTATTGCGATCTTTCTTAGTGACCATCCAGGGTTATGATACTAGAGTTGATCTTATTATGCTAgatatgattgattttgatgtgattttggGCATGGACTGGTTATCCCCATATCATGCGGTCTTGGATTGCTATGCCAAGACTGTTACCTTATCCATGCCTGGTGTTCCCCCGGTATTGTGGCAGGCTGCTTATAGTCACACACCGACGGGGATAATCTCTTTTATTCGAGCTAGGCGGTTGGTTTCTTCTGGGTGTTTAGCGTATTTGGCCCACATCAGAGATGTGAGTAGGGAGGACCCTTCAGTTGACTCAGTTCCTGTGGTTAGAGAGTATGCAgatgtgttccctacagatcTACCTGGCCTACCCCCAGAACGTGACATTGATTTTGCTATAGATTTGGAGCCTGGCACTCGTCCTATTTCTATTCCGCCTTCTCAGATGGCTCCTGCAGAGCTCAGAGAGCTCAATGTACAGCTAAAGGACCTCTTAGAAAAGGGGTTCATTCGTCCGAGTGTGTcgccttggggtgctcctgttctgtttgtgaaaaagaaggatgggactttgaggatgtgcattgactacagacagCTGAACAAGGTGACGGTGAAGAACCGTTACCCTATGCCTCGTatagatgatttgtttgatcagctTCAGGGTGCCGTCATattttctaagattgatttgaggtccgGGTACCATCAGCTGAGGATTAGAGCAGCAGACATCCCTAAGACTGCATTTAGGACTCGTTACGGCCATTATGAGTTCCTTGTGATgtcttttggattgactaatgccccagccGCCTTCATGGACTTGATGACACGTATGTTCAGGCCATACCTTGATTCAtttgttatcatcttcattgatgacatattggTATACTCGCGGAGCCGGAGTGAGCATGAGCAGCATTTGAGGATAGTGCTCCAGACTTTGAGAGATCAgcagctttatgccaagttctcaaagtgcgAGTTTTGGCTTGCGTCTGTAGCATTCTTGGGGtacgtggtgtccaaggagggtattagggTAGATCCGACGAAGATTGAAGATATTCGTGATTGGGACAGACCCACTTCTGTTACTGAGGTTCGTAGCTTTGTCGGGTTAGCGAGTTACTACAGGCGTTTTGTTGAGGGTTtttctactattgcagctcctttgactaggttgactcgcCAGGATATTCCCTTTGTGCGGTCGGAGGAGTGTGAGATGAGCTTTCTGAAGCTCAAGGAGTTGCTTACTAGCGCTCCTATATTGACTCTTCCGATTGAGGGTGAGTGTTTCACGATTTATTGTGATGCGTCTGGTGTTGGTGTgggttgtgtattgatgcagcaggGCCGGGTTATTGCGTATGCGTCGAGGCAGCTTAAGGTCCATGAGCGCAACTACCCCACCCATGACTTGGAGTTGGTAGCAGTAGTTTTCGCGCTTAAGATttggaggcactacttgtatggagttcGATGTGAGATCTATATtgaccacaagagtcttcagTACATCATGAGCCAGAGGGACCTTAATTCGAGGCAGCGTCATTGGATTGAGCTCCTGAAGGATTATGATCTCtccattctgtatcatccgggCAAGGCGAACGTggtagcagatgccttgagcCGAAAGGCGGTgagtatgggtagtctagccTTCTTATCTGCAGGTGAAAGACCCTTGGCTTTGGACATTCAGTTTTTAGCCAATAGCATGGTTCGATTAGATATATCAGATTCTAGACGCGTCTTGGCTTATATGGGAGTTCAGTCTTCTTTGTATGATAGGATCCGTGGTTGTCAATTTGAGGATAAGGCCCTGGGGTCCCTTAGAGATCGAGTGTTAGCGGGTAATGGTGATCAGGCTACCTTAGATCCTGATGGAGTGTTGAGATTCGCTGGTCGCATTTGTGTCCCTAGAGTTGGAGATTTGATACAGTTGATACTTTCGAAGGCTCATGAGTCTAGATATTCTATCCATCCGGGTACAGCGaagatgtatcgtgatttgAGACAACATTACTGGTGGAGTGGCATGAGACGAGATATTGCTGACTTTGTTTCTCGTTGCTTGTGCTGCCAGCAGGTAAAGGCTGAGCATTTGAGGCCTGGTGGTGAATTTCAGGGATTACCCATTCCGGAGTGGAAGTGGGATCGCATTACTATGGATTTTGTGGCTGGTCTACCGAGGACTTCTAGAGGATTTGATAGTATTTGGGTCATCGTTGATCGATTGACCAAGTCAGCACATTTCCTTCCCGTTCAATCTTCATTTAGTGCCGAGAGGTTGGCTCGTATCTACATTCGAGAGGTGGTTCGACTTCTTGGGGTGCCAGTTTCTATTATATCAGATCGGTGTTCTCAGTTCACGTCTAGCTTTTGGAGGACCTTTCAGGATGAGTTGGGCACCCGGGTTTACCTGAGCACAACTTTCCACCcgcagactgatggtcagtcagAGCGCACTATTCAGGTCCTTGAGGACATGCTACGGGCTTGTGTTTTGGAGTTTGGTGGTCAATGGGACCAGTTCTTGCCTTTGGTAGAATTTGCATATAACAACAGCTACCATTctagcattcagatggccccgtttgaggccttgtatggtaggcGTTGTCGCACTCCAGTGGGCTGGTTCGAGTCTACAGAGCCTAGGCCGCGAGGTACAGATTTGATTTAGGAGGCTTTGGAGCAGATGAGAGTGATTCAGGATAGACTCAGGACAGCTTAGAGTAGGCACCAGAGTTATGCGAATCGGAGGCGTCGACCTTTGAGATTCTTTGTTGGTGATCGGGTATTTCTCCGTGtgtcacccatgaagggtgtgatgagatttgggaGACGGGGTAAGTTTAGCCCCAGGTATATTGGGCCTTTTTAGATACTTCGAACAGTTGGGGAGGTTGCTTATGAGTTGGCCCTACCTCCAGCATTTTCAGCCATCCATCCAGTTTTCCATGTCTCGATGCTACGCCGATATATTCCTGATGAGTCCCATGTGCTCCAGTATGATGCAATTGAGTTGGATGATTATTTGACATTTGTAGAAGAGCCAGTTGCCATCCTAGCCAGAGATGTGAGGAAATTGCGCTCGAGAGCCACTCCTATTGTTAAGGTCTGTTGGAGGCATCGTTCAGTCGAGGAGGCTACCTGGGAGACTGAGCAGGAGATGCGAGAGCAGTTTCCCGGCTTGTTTGAGCCTTCAGGTACTTCTTGACCCTTACTTTCGCGGACGAAAGTTCTTTTTAGTAGTGGATATTGTAATTACCCttattgtcatttttagtgttttatatTCTGTACATCGTTTAGAGCGTTCCTATAGCGATtccaagtcatttatgacttgctGGGACTGACAGATCGGTCACCTGGTCATTCGTTTGGTTATTGTGTGAGTTTAGTATTGGAGCTTATGAACCTTGAACGATCATTTTCgatcaaaagttcaagaagatGACATCAGAATCCAATTCTGACGATTCCATCAGTTCCAGAAGGGTCATTTTAGTCTAGTAGCATTGTCGACATGACTCCCAAAGTTTTCAGTGTGAGTTGGTGGgattaggcgttttaactttaaGTTTAAAGGCTAAGTTTGACTTTAGTCAACATTCTGAGTAAACGCGCTCGGATGAGAATTCTGTCAGCGCGGTTAGCTCCGGAATGTCGACTTTGGTCTAGTTTGACCCTTCTTTCGGGTTTTgaggtttttgatatttttccgagcccttttgttgtttttgacttaaaatggcAATGGAAGTGGGACCCACATTTTATCGAGATGACCTCTGATGAAAATTTTGACTGCGCCTTTGAGTCCGAAATGTCGACTTTGGTATGGTagcatatctattttatttttatcaggtTCCGAACGAATTCCGAGCACCCGTCGGAGACTTTAAAGGAAGTAGGCAAAGCTGAATCTGGTGCAGCCCCTATAAAAACCCAACTTTCAGTTTTATATCTTACTTTAGAATCTTGATATCTTGAGCTATACAACTCCAAATTGGGCGATTCAAAAGGCTAAGTTGTGAGATTTTTCTAGGGCAACGCATTGGTGAGCTTGGAATCTGATTTGGGGACCCGATTTGAGgtaaattttgggttttaactgCTGTCTAGCTCATTTTCGAGCACAAGTTTTGGGTTTTTTTAGAAGGTGATTTCTTGGCCATTTTAGGTCCGAATCAAGTGATTCAAGAGCCTATATTGTGTGGTTTTTCGTGAGGATCGTCGTGGTGTGGTTGGTTTTGGCTGTTGGAGCTTCATTTTTGGTAAAATCTTGTAAGTAGCTGCTGCCATAGTTGCTGATTTTTAGCTTAGAATTTGGGTTGTTTTGTTGCATGTTCATGTTGGGACTGTTTTGAGTCCTGAATTATGCTCCATTATGGTATACAAGTTTCGAGAGTTATTTAGGACTTTTATTTGGGGTTAATTCGGGATTTCTCAACGCGGATcccactttttccatttttgaccATGAAATTGACCCGTCTCCGTTTCTTGCGATTTTAGTGTATCAACGTTTCGAGGccttttagaaagtaaaagatcCGGGGAGTGAATTTTAGAGCGCGCGTGATCTGCGTTCAGGTAGGCTATGGTTTCTCTTCTTAGATTGAACTTGAACATATGAATGCATGTTGATTAGTTGGGATTTGGGTTGGGTAGTTATTGGATCATCCATAGGTGTTAAGAATCATATTTTCGCCCTTTTTCATAGAATTATTGGGTAACTGTGAGcatgtttattgttattaattgacCTTCTTTACTATATGAATTATTTGTATGTTTGAATACTGGTTGTCAGAAGTATGTTGGGCCTTAGTTTAGGTTTGACTAGGGTTTTCCTTAGAAATGCATGATTCAAAGTCGGTAGGACTTAGTTTAGCCCCGACGTCGCTCGGTCGGCTTAAATCCTTGTAGACTGATGTAGAACACTTGAGTCTGATAGTTGGGTATTTAGAAAGACGATGAGCTTGCTCTAGCGATAGTTACTCTTATTTCTTCGATGTTACGGCTTCTTGAGTTACGTCAGTGTCAATGATTTCCGCTCCGTGATTCAAAGTTGAGTTCGATTCA is part of the Solanum lycopersicum chromosome 1, SLM_r2.1 genome and harbors:
- the LOC138342226 gene encoding uncharacterized protein, which encodes MPRSVRDRLRDQFSRLEQGSMTVSEYEARFHELSRHATMILPTEGERVHCFVRGLRYRLRVDTEHMVSAGRSFLDMVDHARSMEHIHREAQGGSDKRARYQGSYSESQTRGRDSYDRPRQRFQQGQTSRPVQAALPVSEGGQYQQSGPSTGQNSRGSDSFPPCRGRVTTGRSTSGCYDCGALDHWSRECPRRGRGVIVPAPPTSKPVSAVSSSARGGGQIQDCRESRQVTRGGARGGRSGGRPGALGRGAQGHFYAAPTRAAAEASDDVISGTLFLCHQPATVLFDPGSTFSYVSIYFAP